In Pseudothermotoga hypogea DSM 11164 = NBRC 106472, the following are encoded in one genomic region:
- a CDS encoding HD domain-containing phosphohydrolase, with translation MKTFKNKESDFDRTTNPPKLEAHLKKSITKIVFLSAALLSFVLFVITFLFVYHIVQNQQFVRIIELERNWANAVESFGKLLNVFSEQTEIFENEERVVNLLQQIYEHYHPLVSYPAFGRSDGKMFTYPKYDYGPDYDPRKRPWYQAAAQNPEGHVLVKPFLHAFLKEPTIALAKAVYDKDGNLLGVLALDLLASHVAEALLIDRSYIVDEMGQILAKKGTLKTFSHLNFVGLEKIASGRVGLTNYVAKPSIAGTYVVVEDSLLDEILISLIAPLSVVSSVFIVNLFAVRRLRKALKKTVVQPMENIVEAARNYLSGRGFEIEEIEEPTYEMKMLASELSDMVTIIDSQTQELKASYDQLEASQREIEEAYERLRLEEEEIRYAYNLLSEKLSAVIENFDEPTGEHVQRVKKLSKFLAEKLNLPRELVEQIELYAPLHDIGKIKVPKEILNKPGRLTYEEFEIVKKHVLWGAEMVGDDEKLKVARNIVLYHHERYDGSGYPFGLKDGEIPIEAQIVGLVDVYDALRSDRPYKKALNHEEALRIIVEGDEKTLPRQFSPELLEIFSKYSDEIRRLWEEL, from the coding sequence ATGAAGACTTTCAAGAATAAAGAATCTGATTTTGATCGAACAACGAATCCTCCCAAGTTGGAAGCCCATCTGAAAAAGAGCATCACCAAGATCGTTTTTCTGTCCGCAGCGTTGTTATCTTTTGTACTCTTCGTTATCACGTTTCTTTTCGTCTACCACATCGTTCAAAACCAACAGTTCGTGCGGATCATTGAACTGGAAAGAAACTGGGCGAACGCGGTGGAATCCTTTGGAAAACTTCTGAACGTCTTTTCCGAACAAACCGAAATCTTCGAAAACGAAGAACGCGTTGTGAATTTACTTCAACAAATCTACGAACATTATCATCCTTTGGTTTCCTACCCAGCGTTCGGTCGATCTGACGGCAAGATGTTCACCTATCCAAAATACGACTACGGACCAGATTACGATCCGAGAAAAAGACCGTGGTACCAAGCTGCGGCGCAGAATCCTGAAGGTCACGTGTTAGTGAAACCTTTCTTGCACGCTTTTCTCAAAGAACCCACCATCGCCTTAGCCAAGGCTGTGTACGATAAAGATGGAAACTTGCTCGGTGTGCTTGCACTGGATCTGCTTGCGAGCCACGTGGCTGAGGCTTTACTCATCGATCGTTCTTACATCGTCGATGAAATGGGACAAATCCTGGCAAAGAAGGGAACACTGAAGACCTTTTCCCATCTCAATTTTGTTGGATTAGAGAAGATCGCGTCTGGTAGGGTTGGTCTCACGAACTACGTTGCAAAACCTTCCATAGCGGGAACTTACGTGGTCGTTGAAGATTCTTTGCTTGACGAAATCTTGATCTCGCTGATAGCTCCTCTGAGTGTCGTGTCAAGTGTTTTCATCGTGAACCTGTTCGCAGTTCGAAGATTGAGAAAAGCACTGAAAAAAACTGTGGTCCAGCCCATGGAAAACATCGTCGAGGCGGCGAGAAACTATCTTTCAGGAAGAGGTTTCGAGATCGAAGAAATCGAAGAACCGACGTACGAAATGAAGATGCTCGCAAGCGAGCTTTCCGACATGGTGACGATCATAGATTCCCAGACCCAGGAACTCAAAGCAAGTTACGATCAACTCGAAGCTTCGCAGAGAGAGATCGAAGAAGCGTACGAAAGATTGAGATTGGAAGAAGAGGAAATAAGGTACGCTTACAATTTGCTTTCAGAGAAGCTCAGCGCCGTGATTGAGAACTTCGACGAGCCGACGGGTGAACACGTCCAAAGGGTGAAAAAACTTTCGAAGTTCTTGGCGGAGAAGTTGAACCTACCACGAGAGCTCGTTGAGCAGATAGAACTCTACGCACCACTGCACGACATCGGAAAGATCAAAGTGCCAAAGGAGATACTGAACAAGCCAGGAAGGTTGACCTACGAGGAATTCGAGATCGTGAAGAAACACGTCCTTTGGGGTGCGGAAATGGTGGGAGACGATGAGAAACTGAAAGTTGCAAGGAACATCGTGCTGTACCACCACGAAAGGTACGATGGTTCGGGTTATCCTTTTGGTCTGAAAGATGGAGAAATCCCCATAGAAGCGCAGATCGTTGGCTTGGTGGATGTGTACGACGCCCTTCGCTCCGACAGACCGTACAAGAAAGCTTTGAACCACGAAGAGGCGCTGAGAATCATCGTTGAGGGTGATGAAAAAACTTTGCCAAGACAATTCTCCCCCGAGCTTCTCGAGATCTTTTCGAAGTA
- a CDS encoding ribosome maturation factor, which yields MKDVLESVKSEVEKILLSMGLELFDISFKKERGRWVLRIIIDDPNGYVSIAQCENVSVKVSDYLDREDPIPYSYVLEVSSPGLDRPLRGLNDYKRFVGKLAKFWLVNGQVHVGRIESAQENQIVLDVLGEKITFRPEDVKRSRLEIEF from the coding sequence ATGAAAGACGTGCTGGAAAGTGTAAAGAGCGAGGTGGAGAAGATCTTGCTGAGCATGGGTTTGGAACTGTTCGACATCTCGTTCAAAAAAGAACGTGGCCGGTGGGTTCTCAGAATCATCATCGATGATCCGAACGGTTACGTGAGTATAGCTCAATGTGAGAATGTTTCGGTGAAGGTATCGGATTATCTGGATCGGGAAGATCCGATCCCGTACAGCTACGTGCTGGAAGTTTCTTCCCCCGGATTGGACAGACCTCTCAGGGGATTAAACGATTACAAGAGGTTCGTCGGAAAACTTGCAAAGTTTTGGCTCGTGAACGGCCAGGTGCACGTTGGGAGGATCGAGAGCGCGCAAGAGAATCAGATCGTTCTTGATGTGCTCGGCGAAAAGATCACGTTCAGGCCAGAGGACGTGAAACGCAGTCGTCTCGAAATAGAATTTTAG
- the nusA gene encoding transcription termination factor NusA — MNLNLLEALEQLEEEKGISKDEIMEILEKALVSAYKKNFGTSKNVEVKIDRMTGDIQLYQVFDVVENVTDELTQISLEDARKIDPLAEIGKKIYKKISVKEFGRIAAQTAKQVLIQRIRELEKERQYEHYSELAGSVTTCEVIRVTADWADIRVGKIETRLMKRDWIPGETIKPGDLIKVYVVDVLKDRKGPKILVSRSVPEFVIGLFKLEVPEVENGIVQVKAIAREPGVRTKIGVISTNPQVDPVGACIGEGGSRISSILKELRGEKVDVFKWVDDPKQLIANALAPASVVSVEILDAERKAARVLVPPTQLSLAIGKGGQNARLAVKVTGWKIDIKPVMNV; from the coding sequence ATGAACTTGAATCTTCTCGAAGCGCTGGAGCAACTTGAGGAAGAAAAAGGCATCTCGAAAGATGAGATCATGGAGATACTCGAAAAGGCTTTGGTGAGTGCGTACAAGAAAAACTTCGGAACGAGCAAGAACGTCGAAGTGAAGATAGACAGGATGACGGGAGACATTCAGCTCTACCAAGTTTTCGATGTGGTGGAAAACGTGACCGACGAGTTAACGCAGATCAGTTTGGAGGATGCGCGCAAGATCGACCCGCTCGCTGAAATTGGCAAAAAGATTTACAAGAAAATAAGTGTCAAGGAATTCGGAAGAATCGCCGCACAAACTGCCAAGCAGGTGCTCATACAGAGAATCAGAGAGCTCGAAAAGGAAAGACAGTATGAGCACTACTCTGAACTCGCAGGTTCCGTTACAACGTGCGAAGTGATTCGTGTCACGGCCGATTGGGCGGACATCCGAGTGGGAAAGATAGAAACGAGACTCATGAAGAGAGATTGGATTCCCGGTGAAACGATAAAACCAGGCGATCTGATAAAGGTCTACGTTGTGGACGTGCTGAAGGACAGGAAGGGTCCAAAGATCCTGGTGAGCAGGTCCGTTCCAGAGTTTGTGATTGGTCTTTTCAAACTCGAGGTGCCGGAAGTGGAGAACGGGATCGTGCAGGTAAAAGCAATAGCTCGGGAACCGGGTGTCAGGACGAAGATCGGTGTGATCTCGACAAACCCGCAGGTTGATCCCGTCGGCGCGTGCATAGGCGAAGGTGGTAGCAGGATCTCTTCGATCTTGAAGGAACTCAGAGGCGAGAAAGTGGACGTGTTCAAATGGGTCGATGACCCAAAGCAACTCATAGCGAACGCGCTTGCTCCAGCCTCGGTTGTGAGCGTTGAGATACTGGATGCAGAAAGGAAGGCGGCCAGAGTCTTGGTACCTCCGACGCAGTTGTCTTTGGCTATAGGCAAGGGTGGTCAGAACGCGAGGCTGGCAGTGAAAGTGACAGGTTGGAAGATAGACATAAAGCCTGTCATGAACGTGTGA
- a CDS encoding Fur family transcriptional regulator, with protein MLYESLRKELRSRKYRMTAQREIVLKVFAESGERHLGAEDVYRKLLEKRYRISKATVYRTVELLSKLGFLRRLEFGEGVYRYELATPDAETVHQHVICRNCGELLEIDEQLVKQLVKNVEKQTGYVVTDYDVKFFGLCPKCQSKNKSKADESE; from the coding sequence ATGCTCTACGAATCGCTCAGAAAAGAATTGAGATCGCGTAAGTACAGAATGACTGCCCAGAGGGAGATCGTGTTGAAAGTCTTTGCGGAGTCCGGCGAGAGACATCTCGGTGCGGAGGATGTCTACAGAAAGCTTCTGGAAAAGAGGTACAGGATAAGCAAGGCGACAGTGTACAGGACCGTGGAACTGTTGAGCAAGCTCGGCTTTCTGAGAAGACTCGAGTTCGGTGAGGGGGTCTATCGATACGAGCTGGCGACACCGGATGCGGAGACGGTCCATCAGCACGTGATATGCAGAAACTGTGGTGAGCTTCTGGAAATAGACGAACAACTTGTCAAACAGCTGGTCAAGAACGTGGAGAAGCAAACAGGATACGTTGTGACGGACTACGATGTGAAGTTCTTCGGGCTGTGTCCGAAATGCCAGAGCAAGAACAAGAGTAAGGCTGACGAAAGCGAGTAA
- a CDS encoding ComEC/Rec2 family competence protein → MKYFWLTVFCALSAGVILSPAFPLTALALLLLLFRKKSLTFFAIFLFLGSFLATVHRISGTHEVVGYAKIERSSYVIATNVKIFSNGEWKGLLHNLKLYSKEVHAGESSYAVGKIEFHFAYPPLTMKPTFGVGTEFGNRGFEKVHSKLVEFKRKIIEFFQINAPDYSELFSTLVFSDPSFDASQAEKVRKSGLAHLFAVSGLHVGIVYTLFDVLISLFSHSLFVRRPLSVLFTLVFATMTGPSPSALRAALMLVVWNFFKLIDYPIEPLNLLGFVATLNLLFEPFILLSPSFLMSYCAAATLVGMQEHLKTFRGIVANLLISLFAFLGVAPFLSLFSTMNLLAPLISVPAVLLATPLLWASVLSMFLFAMNLQSAAAILIRGATPLAWAMQKLIDLSSYFLNLSGNFLAYSLSSALLLFLLWHFGHSPKNFTS, encoded by the coding sequence ATGAAATACTTCTGGCTCACAGTCTTTTGTGCTCTCTCGGCTGGGGTGATCCTTTCCCCAGCCTTTCCTTTAACTGCATTGGCATTGTTACTCCTGCTGTTCAGAAAGAAATCTCTAACGTTTTTCGCGATATTTCTCTTTCTCGGAAGCTTTCTCGCCACGGTTCACAGAATCAGCGGTACTCACGAAGTCGTGGGGTATGCGAAGATCGAAAGATCGAGCTACGTGATCGCAACTAACGTTAAAATCTTCTCAAACGGTGAATGGAAAGGCCTTCTTCACAATCTCAAACTTTACAGCAAAGAGGTTCACGCAGGTGAGTCCTCCTACGCTGTCGGGAAAATCGAGTTTCATTTTGCATACCCACCTCTAACCATGAAGCCAACCTTCGGTGTGGGAACAGAGTTTGGAAACAGAGGCTTTGAGAAAGTTCATTCAAAACTCGTCGAGTTCAAGAGAAAGATCATCGAATTCTTTCAAATCAACGCGCCCGACTATTCTGAACTCTTCTCCACACTCGTCTTTTCAGATCCTTCCTTCGACGCGTCTCAAGCGGAGAAGGTGAGAAAGAGCGGTCTTGCACACCTGTTCGCGGTCTCCGGGTTGCACGTTGGTATCGTTTATACGCTGTTCGACGTTCTCATCTCTCTCTTCAGCCACAGTCTTTTCGTGAGAAGACCACTTTCAGTACTGTTCACGCTCGTGTTCGCAACCATGACGGGACCTTCACCCTCGGCGCTCAGGGCCGCTCTGATGCTCGTCGTATGGAACTTTTTCAAACTGATCGATTATCCGATCGAACCGCTGAACCTGCTCGGTTTCGTCGCAACGTTGAATTTGTTGTTCGAACCTTTTATTCTTCTATCCCCATCTTTTCTCATGAGCTACTGCGCGGCGGCGACGCTCGTGGGGATGCAGGAACATCTGAAAACCTTCAGAGGCATTGTTGCGAACCTTTTGATCTCTCTCTTCGCCTTCTTGGGTGTGGCACCATTCCTGTCACTGTTTTCAACGATGAACCTACTCGCTCCATTGATCAGTGTCCCGGCGGTTTTGCTTGCAACACCATTGCTCTGGGCCAGCGTTTTGAGCATGTTTCTTTTCGCAATGAATCTTCAAAGCGCTGCAGCCATCCTGATCCGCGGCGCCACACCTTTAGCTTGGGCAATGCAAAAGTTGATCGATCTGTCGTCTTACTTTTTGAACCTGAGTGGAAACTTTTTGGCTTACTCGCTTTCGTCAGCCTTACTCTTGTTCTTGCTCTGGCATTTCGGACACAGCCCGAAGAACTTCACATCGTAG
- a CDS encoding 2,3-bisphosphoglycerate-independent phosphoglycerate mutase yields the protein MYDRQQILSELVQTASTKIVLLLMDGVGDVPGEKDKTPLQAARKPNLDRVARESDLGQTIPVMHGVTPGSGPGHLALFGYDPVKYQIGRGILEALGSDVDVGEKDVVARANFATIQNNIVLDRRAGRPSTEESSKVVEKLSKAIQSIEDVKVSFYAGKEHRFVVKLTGEDLDDRLSDADPQKEGKPFVYTQALAPEAERTARIVNKLLDEIKRVLSDEPKMNCALMRGFSKYPNLPQFPAVYKLKAAAIATYPMYRGIARLVGMEIVQTGDTIKEEFETVKRAWNDYDFFYVHVKKTDSYGEDGNFEAKVHVIEEVDEALPILLDLQPDVLIVTGDHSTPTALKAHSWHPVPLMIHSKYARKGLSKAFDEFECARGTLGTIYAVDVMGLALAHALRLEKFGA from the coding sequence ATGTACGACAGACAACAGATCCTGAGCGAACTTGTTCAAACTGCGAGCACCAAGATCGTTCTGCTGTTGATGGATGGGGTCGGAGACGTGCCGGGTGAGAAAGACAAGACTCCGCTTCAGGCTGCCAGGAAACCCAATCTGGATCGCGTCGCGAGGGAGTCCGACCTCGGTCAAACGATTCCTGTGATGCACGGTGTCACACCAGGTAGCGGTCCTGGACATTTGGCGCTGTTCGGCTACGATCCTGTGAAGTACCAGATCGGTCGTGGCATACTCGAAGCGCTCGGTTCGGACGTCGACGTGGGTGAAAAAGACGTCGTCGCAAGGGCCAACTTCGCGACCATTCAAAACAACATCGTTCTCGATCGTAGGGCTGGCAGACCTTCCACTGAGGAAAGCTCGAAGGTCGTCGAAAAACTTTCTAAGGCGATTCAGTCGATCGAAGACGTGAAGGTCTCGTTCTACGCCGGCAAAGAACACAGGTTCGTGGTGAAACTCACGGGTGAAGATTTGGACGACAGACTGTCCGATGCCGACCCACAGAAGGAGGGCAAACCTTTCGTTTACACACAGGCTCTGGCGCCCGAGGCGGAAAGAACGGCGCGCATCGTGAACAAACTTCTCGACGAAATAAAAAGGGTACTGTCGGACGAACCAAAAATGAACTGTGCCCTCATGAGAGGATTTTCAAAGTATCCAAATCTTCCGCAGTTCCCGGCGGTGTACAAACTCAAAGCCGCGGCGATAGCGACCTATCCCATGTACAGAGGCATAGCGAGGCTTGTTGGAATGGAGATCGTTCAGACGGGCGACACCATCAAGGAAGAGTTTGAAACCGTGAAGCGCGCATGGAACGATTACGATTTCTTTTACGTGCACGTGAAGAAAACCGATTCCTACGGAGAAGACGGTAACTTCGAAGCCAAGGTGCACGTTATAGAGGAAGTCGACGAGGCCTTGCCGATCCTTCTCGATCTTCAGCCCGACGTGCTCATCGTCACGGGTGATCACTCAACACCAACTGCCCTGAAGGCGCACAGCTGGCATCCTGTTCCTCTGATGATCCACTCGAAGTACGCGAGAAAAGGCTTGAGCAAGGCCTTCGACGAGTTCGAGTGTGCGAGGGGAACTCTGGGAACCATCTACGCCGTGGATGTGATGGGATTGGCACTCGCACACGCTCTGAGGCTTGAAAAGTTCGGTGCATGA
- a CDS encoding tetratricopeptide repeat protein produces the protein MEESVSKLHRRWIKIKAIVYLPLKAEKAKQLNLPLKLPVLAEDLALIADQDRIPLDVIVRGLEAEYSISKDPYYQSYLIYFYYEKVKSALNVDDLETANDYVERAGKLEKDYRYDFFKGLIYVKKQEYELAEICLRSCISRNPNFSLAHYELGNILRAKKEFEDAIEEYQKAFELDQEFLLPVVRIGDCYLEMGEVRIACDFYQVAAQRDPNFHLAHARLGVACNMLQKYDRAERAFKRALELNSEDFESALNLTYTLSRLGKHFEALQIFRKLLEKNHEDPVLLNEYALCLRRLGFYEEAKVQMDKASELSNEPFIVYNKALLTLFVNEREGIKLLEKVPEQFQSRALELIDYLKSWTGPLVASRCVEELVFKIKKCIVRGELDLQRLSFVLPQNERTNLVREGFLPMQDEQIDDASWMKFLLAVAVSSSEDPIQMEKNVTKTVVAFCSSGTMLAVAIALIRLLMHVKVHGGFDLESYVNDTVFDLQEYHWEFARKVSHTDDETFSLDEIESKTFTSASELFLALLKVLSVNPTLEEVNTMRDENLKCLCKNVLEVMGCTTDNRS, from the coding sequence TTGGAAGAATCAGTTTCGAAACTCCACAGGAGGTGGATCAAGATAAAGGCGATAGTGTATCTTCCGCTCAAAGCTGAGAAGGCAAAACAGTTGAATCTTCCTCTAAAGCTACCGGTTCTCGCCGAAGATCTGGCCTTGATAGCAGATCAAGACAGAATTCCACTGGACGTGATCGTCCGGGGGCTCGAGGCGGAATATTCGATCTCAAAGGATCCGTACTATCAATCGTACCTGATATATTTCTATTACGAAAAAGTGAAGTCGGCTCTGAACGTGGACGATCTCGAGACGGCAAACGACTACGTCGAAAGGGCCGGCAAGTTAGAGAAAGATTATCGCTACGATTTCTTCAAAGGTCTCATCTACGTGAAGAAACAAGAATACGAGTTGGCCGAGATCTGTCTCAGATCTTGTATTTCGAGGAATCCGAACTTTTCATTGGCCCACTACGAGCTCGGCAATATCCTGCGTGCAAAAAAAGAGTTCGAAGACGCCATAGAGGAGTACCAGAAGGCCTTCGAGCTCGATCAAGAATTTCTTCTTCCCGTGGTTCGAATCGGAGATTGCTACTTAGAGATGGGTGAGGTGAGGATCGCCTGCGACTTTTACCAGGTTGCCGCACAGCGAGATCCAAACTTTCATCTTGCCCACGCTCGGCTGGGTGTGGCGTGCAACATGTTGCAGAAATACGACAGGGCCGAGAGGGCGTTTAAGAGGGCACTGGAGTTGAACAGCGAAGATTTCGAAAGCGCGCTCAATTTGACTTACACACTTTCACGGCTTGGAAAGCATTTCGAGGCGTTACAAATTTTCAGAAAACTGCTTGAGAAGAACCACGAAGATCCCGTACTGCTAAACGAGTACGCATTGTGTCTTCGAAGGCTTGGCTTTTACGAAGAAGCGAAGGTTCAGATGGACAAAGCAAGCGAGTTGAGTAACGAGCCTTTTATCGTTTACAACAAAGCACTGCTCACACTGTTCGTGAACGAGCGAGAGGGAATCAAATTGCTCGAGAAGGTGCCCGAGCAGTTTCAAAGCAGGGCGCTCGAACTCATAGACTATCTGAAGTCCTGGACAGGTCCGCTGGTAGCTTCACGATGTGTCGAAGAACTGGTCTTCAAGATCAAAAAATGCATCGTTCGAGGTGAACTGGACCTTCAGAGACTCAGCTTCGTGTTACCGCAGAACGAGAGGACGAACTTGGTGAGAGAAGGTTTCCTACCCATGCAGGACGAACAGATCGACGATGCCAGTTGGATGAAGTTCCTGCTGGCCGTAGCCGTATCGAGCAGCGAAGATCCCATTCAAATGGAAAAGAACGTCACCAAAACCGTCGTCGCGTTCTGCTCAAGCGGTACCATGCTGGCCGTCGCGATAGCCTTGATCCGACTTTTAATGCACGTGAAAGTTCATGGGGGGTTCGATCTGGAATCCTACGTCAACGATACTGTCTTCGATCTTCAAGAATACCACTGGGAGTTCGCGAGAAAGGTTTCGCACACAGACGATGAAACCTTTTCTCTGGATGAGATCGAGAGCAAAACTTTCACGTCGGCCAGCGAACTGTTCTTAGCGCTGCTCAAAGTGCTTTCTGTGAATCCAACCCTGGAGGAAGTGAACACAATGAGGGATGAAAACCTGAAATGTCTCTGCAAGAACGTTCTGGAGGTGATGGGATGTACGACAGACAACAGATCCTGA